Proteins co-encoded in one Bacteroidota bacterium genomic window:
- a CDS encoding ZIP family metal transporter, whose product MTLGIILILLLLSPLTGGVLAWFLNGGRHSQVKIFLSFSGAYLFTVSVTSLMPEVYKDGTMLTGLLVLAGFMFQILLEQFTKGVEHGHLHQHQGKGLRPVLQVFIGMSLHAFLEGMPIGDAGFIQKGISQKLLPGTCLHEIPAAFALGSVMLAAGFRGFAFWAVVIPYAFMLPAGALISGLLNSAGMEQWVHTYLLPFVIGAFLHISTTILYENSENHTYKRLRLVAVLAGVLVATASLVL is encoded by the coding sequence ATGACATTGGGCATTATACTTATATTATTATTACTGTCGCCATTAACGGGCGGTGTATTGGCTTGGTTCCTCAACGGGGGCAGGCACTCACAAGTCAAAATATTCCTATCTTTTAGCGGTGCGTATCTGTTTACCGTGTCTGTTACTTCACTTATGCCTGAGGTATACAAAGATGGAACTATGCTCACTGGTCTGCTTGTATTGGCTGGTTTTATGTTCCAAATTTTGTTAGAGCAATTTACCAAAGGCGTGGAGCACGGACACTTGCACCAGCACCAAGGCAAAGGTTTGCGACCCGTATTGCAAGTTTTTATTGGAATGTCGCTGCATGCATTTTTAGAAGGTATGCCTATTGGCGATGCTGGATTTATACAGAAAGGTATTTCACAAAAACTTTTACCGGGCACCTGTCTACACGAAATTCCCGCAGCTTTTGCTTTGGGTAGCGTGATGCTTGCTGCTGGCTTCAGAGGATTTGCTTTTTGGGCTGTTGTTATTCCCTATGCTTTTATGTTGCCTGCCGGAGCTCTGATTTCAGGTTTATTAAATAGTGCAGGAATGGAACAATGGGTACACACTTATCTATTACCTTTTGTTATAGGAGCTTTCCTTCATATTTCTACTACCATATTATATGAAAATAGCGAGAACCATACTTATAAGCGGTTACGCTTGGTGGCTGTTTTAGCAGGCGTTTTGGTGGCCACAGCAAGTCTAGTATTATAG